GCAAAACGGTGGGATGCTTTTGATCTTACTGCTTTTATTGATCTACACGTTCGGCGGCGACGGAAGCCTTACGAGCGAAAATCTGACGCTCATCGTCCTCGCCCTATCCTTCCTCGTTTCGGGCGCGCACAGCGGTTGCGGGTGCGGCGACTTGGCGGGCGTCTAACGGCGGCTCGCGAGAGCGTTCCCGAAACGGCGTTCCAACATCCGATACAGCCCCGCATAGGCAAAATCGAACAGGATGAAGACGAGCGTCAGCCCGAACGCGAGGACAAGATACTTTCCGTAATTCGGGAGCGCGTCGAGGATCGGGAAATCTTCGAGCGTCAAGCTCATCAAAAAGAAACAACCGAAAAAAGAAGCGTTCGCAAAGACGACTTCAATCGGCAGACAGAGAATCGATTTTTTCAGATATTTCCGAAGATAATAAAACAAAATCGGATAAGGTCCGAACATCAGCGCGAACGGCAAAAAAGAAAGATAGCCGACGAATAAAAAAGAAAGCGCCGCCGAAGCGACGTAGGACAGGATCGCGCCCCTGCCGCTCCCCGCGATCAGGGGAAGCGATAAAGCGACCGACGAAAGCGCGTAAAAGGCGACGGTCGCAGGCTCGACGAAATGCGCGAGAACGACCGCAATCACGGCGAGAGCCGCCGTAACGCCCGAGATCGCAACTTCTTTCGCCGAGATTTTTTTCATTAACAGCAGCGGATCAGATCGCCGCCCATACATTCGCAGCAACAGTCGGCGCAAAGAAGACTCATACAGCAATCGCTTCCGTCCACGCGCGGACGGGAACGCCCCATTTCCTCGTAGATATCGTAGCCCGCGCGACCGGCGTTCGCCCCGGAAGCCGCTCCGCCCGAAGTCTCTCCGTAAGAAGAAGCGTCGTGTTGCTTCATCCTCTCCATCGTCTCTTTGTACTTCTCGTTTTGAGGATCCATATTGATCGCCATATCGAGCTGAGCTTTTGCCTCGTAGTACCAGCCTTTCGCGTGATAGACGGCGGATTGATAATAGTGCCAATCCGCGTCGCGCTCGGAGATCTTATCCAGCGCGGCTTGCGCTTCGCCGATCTTTTTCGCTTTCAAAAGAGCAACGACGTGCTCGTAGATCCCTTTGACTTCCGCGCCGGAAGAAAGCCTCTCCATAACTTCGCGATAGGCGTCTTCGAGCTCGGAAAGTTTTTTCGCCGCGCGTTTTCCGCCGTCTCCCTCGACGTGGATCTCTTGGCGATATTCGTTTTTCAGGCGTTCGTAAGCCTCTTGAACTTCGGCTTGCGTTGCGTTCTCGTCAACGCCCAAAATTACAAACGGATTTTTGAACATTTTCCATTCTCCTTCTTTGAAATCGCGTCGAACCGACTGCGAAGCCCGTACCACAAGACGTTCGTGACGATCCCTTCGCTTTCCGAAAGCTTGATCTCCCGATAAGCGATTTCGATCGCGCGAATGATTTCTTCCATTAAAAACCGAACGTCCTCGCCGTGGTTTTTCATCAGGTCGCTCGCGGATTTTTCCCCGAACGTCCGATAAAAAGCGTTAAACCTTTTCTTCTTTACGTCTTGATCGTAATCGTCCAGCGCGTCCATATAACAGACGTATTTTCCGAGGTGATATCCGAGCCTTTCGATGGAATCGGAGTTTTTTTCTCCCGCGAGAAAACCGAACGTCTTTTTCATCATATCCGAAAAAGGTTCCGCCGCCGCGTCAAGCCCGCCTCCCGCTTTCTCTTCTTCTC
This genomic window from Clostridia bacterium contains:
- a CDS encoding DUF5685 family protein translates to MFGYVLPDKPNLYMRDYALFRAYYCGLCHAMKKSAGQTARLSVNYDAAFINLFFADIRGEKPKIVQKRCILNPKKRAVADVSETSLEVARLNLILLGLKLKDDREDGETNLFRRILFSRNVRKARAKSPEIAAFADECFLRQREEEKAGGGLDAAAEPFSDMMKKTFGFLAGEKNSDSIERLGYHLGKYVCYMDALDDYDQDVKKKRFNAFYRTFGEKSASDLMKNHGEDVRFLMEEIIRAIEIAYREIKLSESEGIVTNVLWYGLRSRFDAISKKENGKCSKIRL